The genomic interval TGGCTGAACATGCCAGATTGTGTGTAGATACAGCCGTAAAAACCTGGGGTAAACTCGATATTCTGATCAATAATGCAGGGGTATTTCCCGTAATGAGCACTATTCAGGATTATCCCATTGATGCCTTCGAATACCTGGTAAAAAATAATATTTACAGTGTATTTATGATGACCAGGTTTGCTATTCCTTATTTGCAGCAAACCAAAGGTTGTGTGGTAAGTGCAGGTTCTGAATCCGGACTGATAGGTATTGCAGAGAATACACCCTATGGCGGTACCAAAGGTTTTATTCATTCTTTCACAAAAGGGCTTGCCGCCGAGCAGGCACAATTTGGTGTACGGGTAAATGCGGTATGTCCTGGCGCCATCGACACTGCCTGGACACACAAAGAAACAGGGCCGATGTCGGCTAAAAATGAAAAAATGATCATTGAAGCAACGCCTATGGGAAGAAGAGGGACACCAGAAGAAGTAGCGAATGTATATTTATTCCTGGCTTCTGATGAAGCTTCTTTTGTAACTGGCTCCTTGTATTCCGTAGATGGAGGCGTTACCATTAACAAAGGTGCAACCGGATCTATGGCAGATAAATCTATGAAAGCTGAACCGGCTGGTGAGCTTAACCTGAAACATTCTAAGGAAGGCGATACCGCAAAAGACCGCTATAATAAAGTATATAATTCTTCTCAGAAGGCATCTGCTCCGGAAAGTTCTGGTTCCGGTGGAGATAAGCTGGTAAAAACCATAACAAAAACTCTGGTAGGTGTTTCGGTGGGTATAGCAGCAGCGAAAGCGATCTTGAATGCCTCGAAGAATAGTACTCCCGAAGGCCAACAGACTTCTCCGGAAACTAAACCCAAAACAAAAGCTACGACACCTACGCTACAACCGGATGAACCGCTGGTAGAAGCAAATACAGATCCTACCATACCTGCCGCAAAGCCAGTAAATACACCCCTTACAGAGGCGAAAACAGATCCTACAATTCCGGCTTCCAAACCTAAATCTGCCGGTGCAGGTTCTAAAAATAAAGGCTGGACTAAAAAGATGGATGAGAAAAAGAATACTGACAACACCCAAACCGGCGGAAGCCCTGGCAATAAAGGTTTTACCAATGAAGCGGCTACCGGCAATACAGATTAAAATTTCGTTGTTGGTTGTTCGTTAATAGTTATAGAAAGATTATCAAGTCAATTGAGATAAAAACAAAAACGACTGGTTAGACTAACCAGTCGTTTTTGTTTATTGTATGTGAATCGATGCATTACGGTCTTACAAATCATATGAACAATTATAAACCAATAACGAATTACTATCTGTATAATGGAAAATCATTCATCCATTTATTGATCTCTTTCTTTACACTCCCAATTTTAGAGTCATTTTCATGGTTCATCAGCACAGCATCAATGTATTCTACAATCTGCAGCATATCATTCTCCTTCATCCCTCTGGTGGTAATAGCTGCTGTGCCTACCCGCATCCCTGACGTAACAAAAGGAGATTTGTCGTCGAAAGGAACCATGTTTTTGTTAATAGTAATATCGGCTTTAATGAGTGTGTTTTCAGCAATTTTACCAGTCAGGTTCTTAGAACGAAGGTCAATGAGCATCAGGTGATTATCAGTGCCGCCGGAAATGATCTGGTAGCCTTTTTCTACAAAAGCTTTTGCCATTACTTTGGCATTTTTCTGTACCTGGGCTACGTATTGCGCATATTCATCTGATAAGGCTTCATGATAAGCTACTGCTTTGGCTGCAATTACATGTTCGAGTGGGCCACCTTGTATTCCTGGAAAAACACCCATATCCAGTAAGGCCGACATCATTTTGAGCTCTCCTTTCGGGGTACGCTGACCGAATGGATTTTCAAAATCGTGGCGCATCATAATCATACCACCTCTGGGCCCACGGAGGGTTTTGTGCGTAGTAGTAGTTACCACATGACAATGATCCAGGGGATCATTTAGCAAACCTTTGGCAATCAAACCAGCCGGGTGAGCAATATCAGCCATCAGTAGGGCACCTACCTGATCTGCAATAGCCCGCAGGCGCTGGTAATCCCAGTCTCTGGAATAGGCCGAAGCACCGCAGATAATCAGTTTCGGACGCTCTCTCAGGGCAGTTTCCTCTACTTTGTCCCAGTTGATAGTTCCGGTTTCTTTCTCTACGCCATAAAAGAAAGGCTGGTAGAGTTTTCCTGAAAAATTCACCGCAGACCCATGCGTGAGGTGGCCGCCATGTGATAAGTCGAATCCTAAAATTTTGTCACCGGCATTCAATACTGCCAGAAAAACGGCCGCATTTGCCTGTGCTCCAGAATGAGGTTGTACATTCACCCAGGTTGCCCCAAATAATTCTTTTGCCCGGTCGATGGCCAGTTGTTCGATCTGGTCTACGATTTCGCAGCCGCCATAATAGCGTTTGCCGGGAAGACCCTCGGCATATTTATTGGTAAGAACGGTTCCCATTGCCTGCATTACCTGCTTAGAAACAAAGTTTTCTGAAGCAATCAACTCAATGCCACTTTCCTGGCGGTGCTTTTCCTGATTGATCAGGTCGAATATCTGGGTATCCTGTAAAGATACCTGGGTGAGGTTATTCATAGGAATTCTGGATTTTTTGTAAAAATACGGTTAAATTCTATATATCCTGCAAATCCGAATGTAATTTACAGCAATTCATTTTCTCCCGGCTGGAGAATTCTTATCTGCAAAAAGGATACTTTGTAGCAACGTAAACCCTACTCTGTGAGAGTGTATAATTGAGATTAAAACAAAATTTATGAAGGAAATTAAACAGGTATGCGTTTACTGCGCCTCCAGTACCCAAATTGATAGACTATACCTGGAAGCTACCGAAGTGTTGGCAAAAGAATTGGTAAAACATAACATTACTGTTGTATTTGGCGGCGGCAGTGTAGGTCTGATGGGAAAACTGGCCGATGTAGTATTATCAGAAGGAGGACGGATTATTGGGATTATGCCCCAGTTTATGAGAGATGTGGAATGGGCGCATAAACAAGTAAAAGAGTTTCATTTTGTGGGTGATATGCATGAGCGGAAAAAGAAGTTTCTGGATGGAACAGATGCCTTAATTACGTTACCCGGCGGTTGTGGCACCCTGGAAGAACTGCTCGAAGCCATCACCCTGAAAAGATTAGGTTTATTTACCAAACCTATCATTATTGTCAATATCAATCATTACTACGATCCGCTGATTGATATGCTGGAGAAGTGCATTTCCGAAAATTTTATGAGCGAGCAACACCGCCAGATGTGGACAGTAATTGAGGATACAGCCCAGATTATAGAAGCCATTCAATCATCGCCAGCCTGGGAAATTGGTGCTATCCAAACAGCAAGGGTGTAAAGCTGTTGTTTATATCTACACACTCAAATCTGGTAGGATCTGTTTGAGGTGATGGAGCAAATGTCTCCCATAATCTAATGCCATATGTTCCAGCGTTACTGGCACATCCCCGGCAATACTGATCTGATGGGATAGTATTTCAGGTGTAAATTGTTGCATGAAATGAGCCAGGTGCAGGTTATACTGTTTCCAAAATTCTATTAAAAAGAACCAGTCTGCCTGCTGGTAATTCTGAGTAAGTACCCAAAAATCCTGGCTGTATCCCGGAAACTGAATGCCATCCCTTTCGCAGACCCTGATCCATTTGTGCTGATTATTGGAAGCAGAATCTATTAAATGGCCCATAATCTCTTTGTTTGACCATTTGTCAGGTAAAGGCTTCAAACTGGCTTGTTGAGGGAGAATAGTTTTTAATAGGGGCTCTACTGTGTGTATGATGGCTTTCAATTGAGTAGCTGCTTGCTTTACAGCGTATAAAGGCAGGCTGAGTTCCATCTTTACATTGCCACGTTCATAAATTCGTTCAGCAGGAGGAAAATCTACTTCAATAAACCCCAGCTTCTTATACATCTGTCGTGCAGCTTCGAGCTTACTGTTGGTAACAAGTACCAGTTTTTTAGCACCTGTTTCAAGGGCTTTTTCAATGGCATACTGGCAAAGCACTTTTCCAATCTTTTTGCCCTGAAATTTGGGAGAAACGGCCATTTTAGCCAGTTCATATACTTGCTCATCTTCTTTAATCAGTGCACAAGTTCCCGCTACCTCCCCATTATATATAGCAAAAAATATAAAACCTCCCTGTTGCAGAATATATTCTTCCGGATTATTTAATACCCTTTGGTCTGGTTCTTCTACCGTAAAATAGGCCATAATCCACTCCAGGTTCAGGTCTCTGAAATACGTTTTATACCGGGGCGTATAGTCAATAATTTCGGTGGTTGAAGGGGGATGTGTTTGCATAAGCAGATAAAGTTGAAACAATCTTATATATTTATAGAATTTTTTTATGAGATACTTCTCCCAAGATGGATAAGTATGACTATGAGAAATATTATATGAATCTCATATTTGCATGAAAATACGTTTATTTTTCATGGCTACTAACTCGATATGAGCTGATTTCGTACGTAAACTGATAATAAGCTGGCTCAATAGTAAATATAGTGTGTACTAAAATTATGTTGGCTCTTCGTTGAAAAATTTATAAGCATGTTAACTTATGACTACAGCTGAAGCAATTAAAGAACTTACCTTTGGAATTACACGAACATCAACCGGAGAGGAATTTATTAAATCTTTAGCCCAATCCCTGGCCAAAGCCTTACAAATAGATTATGTATTTATTGGCGAACTTGATGAACAGACAGACTCTATTCACTCGATTGCTTTTGTTGTGAAAGGGCAATTAGTAGAGCCTGTGCAGTATCCGGTGGTAGGGTCGCTTTGCGAACAGGTGCTTCATTATAATTTTTGTGAATTTCCTCACCATGTACAACAGCAATTTCCTTATAATCAAAGCTTAAAACATTATAATGTAGATAGTTATGTAGGCATTCCTTTGCTAAGCTCTCATAACAAAAATCTGGGAATATTATATGTAATGCATACAGAAGCTATCGAAGAGGTAGACGAAGTAAAAACCATGCTTAGCCTGGTTGCTAAACGGGCCGAGATGGAACTGGAACGTAGCCTGTATGAAAAACAATTGCTGGCAAAAAACCAGGCACTCATGCAGGCGAATGATGAGTTAGCGAAAACCCGGCAAGCCTTACTGGATACTAACAAGCAACTGGAAATGCGGGTGGACGAACGGACAAGAGAACTTTCGGCAAGTGAGGAAGAACTCCGGCTATCGCTGGAGCAACTCAGCCAGACAAACCGTACCTTAAGAGACCGGGAAGCATTTTTAGCCTCTATCATCAACCAGACGAGTGTAGGTATTTGCGTAGCGAATCATGAAGGGCGGTTTATTTTTGTAAATGAAGGCTATTGCAAAATAACCGGCCGTACGCAGGCAGAGCTATTTACCCTCACCCTTTTAGACATTACCTATATTGAAGATCAGGGTGATAATGTGGAACAGCTCAATAACCTGAGAAAAACCGGACAGGGATTTAAAATGGAAAAACGGTACGTACGTCCCGATGGCTCTTTGGTCTGGTGCCTGATAAGTGTTTCCAGAATAGAGCAGGAAGAAGGATTAACTGTACGTACTTTGGCTGTATGCCAGGATATTACCGAACGGAAACGATCAGAAGTTGCTTTACTTCAAACAGAAGAACGATTCCAGTTGCTTTCTAAAGCCACCAATGATGCCATCTGGGACTGGAATATTACAGCCAGTCAACTCTGGTGGAATGAAGGTTATAAAACTATTTTTGGCTACAAAGCCGAAGAAATTGAACCAAGCTTAGAAGCGTGGTACAACCGCATCCATCCTGATGACCAAAAACGGGTGATGGAAGGCATCCGGCAATTTATAAATCAGGGTGGAAAACAGAGAGCCGATGAATACCGCTTCCAAAAAGGTGATGGTTCTTATGCATATGTACTAGACAGGAGCTATGCCCTGCACGAACAGGGTGGAAAAGTCTACCGCATGATTGGTTCTATGATGGACGTAACAGAACGGAAAATGGCAGAGGAAGCATTGCTGCGGAGCCAGCAACAGGAGCGGGATATTAGAATAAAGATCGAACAACAAAGGCAATTCTTATATTTACTATTCTCACAAGTACCAGCCATTATCAGTGTAGTCAGAGGTCCGGATCTGGTGTATGAGCTGGCCAATGAAACACTTCAGAAATTTACAGGCAAACAATACCTGGGAAGAACATTAAGAGAGGTATATCCTGAAATAGAATCCTCCTTATACCAGATTTACCAGCGTGTCTATCAGACAGGCGAACGGTTTGTAGGACAGTCTTTTCCGATTTTTCTGGATTGGCAACAGACAGGTAAACCGTATGCGAAATACTTTAATATTGTATATGAAGCGTTTAAAGATGAACAGGGAAAAATAGATGGCGTAATTTCTTTTGGTTATGAAGTAACCAGCCAGGTTGAATCACGCCGTATGCTCGAAAAGAGCGAAGCCCAGATACGGCTGATTCTGGAGAGTATTCCGCACCTTGCCTGGACATCTTTACCAGAAACTTCTATCAATTATTTTAACAAGCGCTGGTATGACTATACCGGCCTTTCAGAAGAACAAAGTCTCAGGCTTGGATGGCAATCTGTGATCCATCCGGATGACCTGCCTATAGCTATTGAACGAAGAACCATTGGACGCGGTAAAGGCGAACCCTACGAAGTAGAAAACCGGTACCGCAAAGGGAGTGATGGCGCTTACCGCTGGCATCTGGCCAGGGTAGTTCCGATCCGGAATGCAGAGGGTAAAATTACGCTCTGGGTGGGTACGGCTACCGATATCCACGACCAGAAAACGACCCAGCATACCCTTGAAAACACATTGAAAGAATTGCATGAAAAGAATTATGAGCTGGATCAGTTTGTTTACAAAACTTCTCATGATCTGCGGGCACCGCTTACTACGATTATGGGCCTGGTAACCATACTAAAACTGGAGCCCGATGAAGCTACCAAAACGCATTACGTAGATCTGATCGAAACCAGGGTGCATAAACTGGATACTTTTATTAAATCCATGCTCGATTATTCCAGAAACACCCGTACCGCTGCTAAATATGAGAAGATTAATTTAGAAGCATTATTGCAGGAATGTATTGCCGAACTGGAATATATGCGCAATTTTGACAGGCTGCATGTGAACTTACATATTGAAGAAGAGTATGTATTTTCGGATGTGTTCAGACTTAAAATTATTTTCTCGAATCTCATTTCCAATGCCATCAAGTACCAGGATTATAATAAACCACAAAGCCGGTTGAACATTCAGGTGATGCCAGCAGGCAACCAGGTAGTAATTACCTTTGCCGATAATGGCGTAGGAATCGATCAGGCATATCAGGACCGTATTTTCAATATGTTCTTCCGGGCAGCAGAGCAATCCGAAGGGTCTGGCCTTGGATTATATATTGTAAAACAGGCGGCTACTGTACTTCAGGGCAACATTCATCTGGCAAGCCAGGCAGGAAAAGGCACTACATTTACCGTAACCTTACCTAGATTAACTCCGGAATTTACTACTAGGTAATTTGATGTTAGAAATCAGGCATTACAAAAAGTATTATAACGGCATTCTGGTGTTGGACATTCCCCATCTGGTATTTCCGGCAGGTATTCACTGGATAAAGGGTAAAAACGGCTCTGGTAAAACTACTTTGTTTAAAACGCTGGCTGGCCTGGTGCCTTTTGAAGGAACCATACAACTCGACTCCCAAACAGATCTGAGAAAACAAGCCGTTCCCTACCGGATGAAAGTAAATTATGGCGAAGCCGAGCCGGTATATCCTGGTTTTTTATCTGCAAAGGACCTGATCCATTTTGTTTCGGCTGCTAAAAAAGCACCCACAGGTCAAGCGGACAGTCTGATAGAAGTATTTCAAATGGATCATTACATTCATACGCCTTGTGCCACCTATTCAAGCGGTATGCTCAAAAAGCTTTCACTGGTACTGGCATTTCTGGGAAAACCCAGCCTTATTATTCTGGATGAGCCTCTTACTACCATTGATGATGCCACAGCCACACAAGTATATCACCTGATTCAAAGGTATTGGCTAGAGTCAAATACTTCCTTTCTGTTATCTTCTCATCACCAGTTTGATTTCTCTGCCTTATCAGTAAGTACTACTTTTCTGGTAGAAAATCAAACGGTTATACCATTACCAGTTAAATGAAAGCCAGCCTGTATAAAGTTTTGTTACGCACCCTGGCGATTTCCTATTATCAGGCGAATGCAGGCTTCTTTTTTGTAGTGATTGTATTTGCATTTGGTTTGCTCCGGCCGGTAGAACACATTGCCTTAATCACCTATATGCTGTATTCGCCATTTCTTTTAGGATTACTTTTTCTTGTATGGACGCTCTACACACTCAAAACTGTTCACTACATTAAACAAGCTTTCGAACAGCCACAACATACTTTTTTGTATCAATTTTACCTGTTTCCCCTTCCCGCCCGCCTGTGGTACTGGCTGCTAATTCAAGTTTCGCTCTGGCAGCCTGTATTGTTATATCAGGCATTTATTATATATGTGGGTTTCTCAACCGGGCAAATTACGCCTTTGTATGGGATGGCTCTTTTTAGCATAGGTACACTTGCCATAACCGTTACTTTGTATAACCATTGGTTAGCGAAGCCTGATCCGGATAAGCATTACTGGGCTATCAGTCAGTTCATTCGCAATAGGTTTACGATGCCGTATTTTTTCTTTTATTTGGGCTACCTGACAAACCAGCATACGACATTGCTGTTGCTCTCCAAAGCTTTTTCGTGTGCGCTTCTCGTGGGAACGGTGCGCCTGTATGCGATAGAAGGATACGATGCGGTTATATTGTTGCTGGGAATGCTGTTTGCGGCATCAGGAAATGCTATTATCACCTATCGGTGTCAGGAATTTGAGCAGAATCAATTACAATTTATTAAAAACATGCCCTTTCCGGTAAAGAAACGTTTTTTATCACTGATGGGGATATATTTTCTATTGCTGATTCCTGAGATAACCATTTGCATCCGTTACCTGCTGTTTGCGGCCAGTCCGTGGATTATTCTACAAATTATATTGTTTGGCCTGAGCCTGCTCATTTTCTATCATAGCTACCTGACAAAGCAACAACTCGATCAGGAAACGTTTATCCGCCACCTGTTTTTTATAGGTATTGCTGTGTTTCTCCTGATTCTGTTTAGAATGAATGGATGGTTATTTATAGGAGTCAGTCTAAGTACGGCTTATTACCTATACCAGAAACATTATTATTCCTATGAACTGATCACTTTACCGGAAGAATAACCGGTTATAAGCATTTTTAAGCCAGTTTTAAGAAGGTACCCTGAAATTTTTTATACTCACCTGCTTTCCTGATTTCTGGGCATATTTTACCAGATCGCAGGTACCCTGGCTTTTGCCATCCCAGAAAGCAATAACCAGTTGCGCCAGGTTAATAATAGAATAGGTCCGGCTCAGATCAGGAATATCTTTATTTTCTGTATGGGGAATAATCCGGATGGGAATATTTTTCTCTTTCGCATACCGCTCTGCCAGTTGGTCTGCCCCTAATGCACCTCCTGAAACCATCTCTGTAATATATACATGTTGCAGGGTGTCCTTCAAAAATTCGTAATCTGAAAATGTACGCGAACCAATAACTGCTACCCTCATGATTTCTTAAAAATGAT from Rhodocytophaga rosea carries:
- the glyA gene encoding serine hydroxymethyltransferase, with translation MNNLTQVSLQDTQIFDLINQEKHRQESGIELIASENFVSKQVMQAMGTVLTNKYAEGLPGKRYYGGCEIVDQIEQLAIDRAKELFGATWVNVQPHSGAQANAAVFLAVLNAGDKILGFDLSHGGHLTHGSAVNFSGKLYQPFFYGVEKETGTINWDKVEETALRERPKLIICGASAYSRDWDYQRLRAIADQVGALLMADIAHPAGLIAKGLLNDPLDHCHVVTTTTHKTLRGPRGGMIMMRHDFENPFGQRTPKGELKMMSALLDMGVFPGIQGGPLEHVIAAKAVAYHEALSDEYAQYVAQVQKNAKVMAKAFVEKGYQIISGGTDNHLMLIDLRSKNLTGKIAENTLIKADITINKNMVPFDDKSPFVTSGMRVGTAAITTRGMKENDMLQIVEYIDAVLMNHENDSKIGSVKKEINKWMNDFPLYR
- a CDS encoding ABC transporter ATP-binding protein, which translates into the protein MLEIRHYKKYYNGILVLDIPHLVFPAGIHWIKGKNGSGKTTLFKTLAGLVPFEGTIQLDSQTDLRKQAVPYRMKVNYGEAEPVYPGFLSAKDLIHFVSAAKKAPTGQADSLIEVFQMDHYIHTPCATYSSGMLKKLSLVLAFLGKPSLIILDEPLTTIDDATATQVYHLIQRYWLESNTSFLLSSHHQFDFSALSVSTTFLVENQTVIPLPVK
- a CDS encoding PAS domain S-box protein; protein product: MTTAEAIKELTFGITRTSTGEEFIKSLAQSLAKALQIDYVFIGELDEQTDSIHSIAFVVKGQLVEPVQYPVVGSLCEQVLHYNFCEFPHHVQQQFPYNQSLKHYNVDSYVGIPLLSSHNKNLGILYVMHTEAIEEVDEVKTMLSLVAKRAEMELERSLYEKQLLAKNQALMQANDELAKTRQALLDTNKQLEMRVDERTRELSASEEELRLSLEQLSQTNRTLRDREAFLASIINQTSVGICVANHEGRFIFVNEGYCKITGRTQAELFTLTLLDITYIEDQGDNVEQLNNLRKTGQGFKMEKRYVRPDGSLVWCLISVSRIEQEEGLTVRTLAVCQDITERKRSEVALLQTEERFQLLSKATNDAIWDWNITASQLWWNEGYKTIFGYKAEEIEPSLEAWYNRIHPDDQKRVMEGIRQFINQGGKQRADEYRFQKGDGSYAYVLDRSYALHEQGGKVYRMIGSMMDVTERKMAEEALLRSQQQERDIRIKIEQQRQFLYLLFSQVPAIISVVRGPDLVYELANETLQKFTGKQYLGRTLREVYPEIESSLYQIYQRVYQTGERFVGQSFPIFLDWQQTGKPYAKYFNIVYEAFKDEQGKIDGVISFGYEVTSQVESRRMLEKSEAQIRLILESIPHLAWTSLPETSINYFNKRWYDYTGLSEEQSLRLGWQSVIHPDDLPIAIERRTIGRGKGEPYEVENRYRKGSDGAYRWHLARVVPIRNAEGKITLWVGTATDIHDQKTTQHTLENTLKELHEKNYELDQFVYKTSHDLRAPLTTIMGLVTILKLEPDEATKTHYVDLIETRVHKLDTFIKSMLDYSRNTRTAAKYEKINLEALLQECIAELEYMRNFDRLHVNLHIEEEYVFSDVFRLKIIFSNLISNAIKYQDYNKPQSRLNIQVMPAGNQVVITFADNGVGIDQAYQDRIFNMFFRAAEQSEGSGLGLYIVKQAATVLQGNIHLASQAGKGTTFTVTLPRLTPEFTTR
- a CDS encoding LOG family protein, giving the protein MKEIKQVCVYCASSTQIDRLYLEATEVLAKELVKHNITVVFGGGSVGLMGKLADVVLSEGGRIIGIMPQFMRDVEWAHKQVKEFHFVGDMHERKKKFLDGTDALITLPGGCGTLEELLEAITLKRLGLFTKPIIIVNINHYYDPLIDMLEKCISENFMSEQHRQMWTVIEDTAQIIEAIQSSPAWEIGAIQTARV
- a CDS encoding SDR family oxidoreductase, with product MEPRLKNKVAIVTGGGAGIGEAISKKFALEGARVLVCGMPDDPIDAVVKEITSKGGLAVAYKGDISLAEHARLCVDTAVKTWGKLDILINNAGVFPVMSTIQDYPIDAFEYLVKNNIYSVFMMTRFAIPYLQQTKGCVVSAGSESGLIGIAENTPYGGTKGFIHSFTKGLAAEQAQFGVRVNAVCPGAIDTAWTHKETGPMSAKNEKMIIEATPMGRRGTPEEVANVYLFLASDEASFVTGSLYSVDGGVTINKGATGSMADKSMKAEPAGELNLKHSKEGDTAKDRYNKVYNSSQKASAPESSGSGGDKLVKTITKTLVGVSVGIAAAKAILNASKNSTPEGQQTSPETKPKTKATTPTLQPDEPLVEANTDPTIPAAKPVNTPLTEAKTDPTIPASKPKSAGAGSKNKGWTKKMDEKKNTDNTQTGGSPGNKGFTNEAATGNTD
- a CDS encoding GNAT family N-acetyltransferase translates to MQTHPPSTTEIIDYTPRYKTYFRDLNLEWIMAYFTVEEPDQRVLNNPEEYILQQGGFIFFAIYNGEVAGTCALIKEDEQVYELAKMAVSPKFQGKKIGKVLCQYAIEKALETGAKKLVLVTNSKLEAARQMYKKLGFIEVDFPPAERIYERGNVKMELSLPLYAVKQAATQLKAIIHTVEPLLKTILPQQASLKPLPDKWSNKEIMGHLIDSASNNQHKWIRVCERDGIQFPGYSQDFWVLTQNYQQADWFFLIEFWKQYNLHLAHFMQQFTPEILSHQISIAGDVPVTLEHMALDYGRHLLHHLKQILPDLSV
- a CDS encoding DUF2493 domain-containing protein, translating into MRVAVIGSRTFSDYEFLKDTLQHVYITEMVSGGALGADQLAERYAKEKNIPIRIIPHTENKDIPDLSRTYSIINLAQLVIAFWDGKSQGTCDLVKYAQKSGKQVSIKNFRVPS